Proteins from a single region of Strix aluco isolate bStrAlu1 chromosome 5, bStrAlu1.hap1, whole genome shotgun sequence:
- the CSDC2 gene encoding cold shock domain-containing protein C2, protein MSSDPSAPPAVPPLHSPKSPVWPTFPFQREGSRIWERGNLLLRDLPSPLPTKRTRTYSATARASAGPIFKGVCKQFSRSQGHGFITPENGTEDIFVHVSDIEGEYVPVEGDEVTYKVCPIPPKNQKFQAVEVVLTNLAPHTKHETWSGQIIGS, encoded by the exons ATGTCATCGGACCCCAGTGCCCCGCCGGCAGTGCCACCCTTGCACTCCCCCAAGTCTCCGGTGTGgcccaccttccccttccagcgGGAGGGCAGCCGCATCTGGGAGCGGGGCAACCTCCTGCTGCGGGACCtgcccagccccctccccaccaaaaGGACCAGGACCTACTCAGC GACGGCACGTGCCTCCGCTGGCCCCATCTTCAAGGGCGTCTGCAAGCAGTTCTCTCGCTCCCAGGGCCACGGGTTCATCACCCCTGAGAATGGCACAGAGGATATTTTTGTCCACGTGTCTGA caTCGAGGGGGAGTACGTCCCAGTGGAGGGGGACGAGGTGACGTACAAGGTCTGCCCCATCCCTCCCAAGAACCAGAAGTTCCAGGCAGTGGAGGTGGTCCTCACCAACCTGGCGCCCCACACAAAGCACGAGACGTGGTCTGGCCAGATCATTGGCTCCTAG